From Shewanella psychrophila, a single genomic window includes:
- the glmM gene encoding phosphoglucosamine mutase, translating into MDCKLEQISSWKRDDKRGSKVKKFFGTDGIRGKVGAGKMTPELALKLGWAAGRVLSRSGTNKVIIGKDTRISGYLFESAMEAGLSAAGLNVMLMGPMPTPAVAYLTRTFRAEAGVVISASHNPYYDNGIKFFSTDGSKLGDEIELEIERELEKPLVCVESHLLGKVSRIDDAPGRYIEYCKGNFPADQTLHGLKIVVDCANGATYHIAPNVFRELGADVIAIGDKPDGLNINHEVGATSMAKIRETVISEGADLGIALDGDGDRIMMVNSHGRVIDGDEILYILACDAKFRGVLHGGVVGTLMSNLGLELALSELDIPFLRSKVGDRYVMELLKENDWRIGGENSGHILNLDHGTTGDGIVAGILVLAAMRRRNATLEELTENIKMLPQVLVNVRFEGDHNPLESDEVLEAKLEVETKLGERGRVLLRKSGTEPLIRVMVEGDIEADVLMHANFIADKVRNLV; encoded by the coding sequence ATGGACTGTAAACTAGAACAAATTTCATCCTGGAAAAGGGATGACAAACGGGGTAGTAAAGTGAAAAAGTTTTTTGGAACAGATGGAATTCGTGGCAAGGTCGGCGCTGGAAAAATGACACCTGAATTGGCATTGAAACTCGGGTGGGCTGCAGGTCGAGTGCTGTCTAGAAGTGGTACTAATAAAGTCATTATAGGTAAAGATACACGTATCTCAGGATATTTGTTCGAATCTGCAATGGAGGCCGGTTTATCGGCGGCAGGATTGAATGTGATGTTGATGGGGCCGATGCCAACGCCTGCGGTTGCTTATTTAACTCGGACTTTTAGAGCCGAAGCTGGGGTGGTTATTAGCGCATCCCATAACCCTTACTATGATAATGGCATCAAGTTTTTCTCCACAGATGGCAGTAAACTCGGTGATGAGATAGAGCTAGAGATTGAACGTGAACTAGAGAAACCTTTGGTCTGCGTCGAGTCTCATCTGTTAGGAAAAGTCTCCCGTATTGATGATGCTCCTGGTCGCTATATCGAATATTGTAAAGGTAATTTTCCTGCCGATCAGACACTTCATGGTTTAAAAATTGTGGTGGATTGTGCCAATGGCGCTACCTATCATATTGCGCCTAATGTCTTTCGTGAATTAGGTGCCGATGTTATAGCCATAGGTGATAAACCTGATGGCTTGAACATTAACCATGAAGTCGGCGCTACTTCTATGGCAAAAATTCGTGAAACTGTGATATCCGAAGGGGCCGATCTTGGTATTGCCTTAGATGGTGACGGCGACCGTATCATGATGGTTAATAGCCATGGACGAGTCATAGATGGTGATGAAATACTCTATATCTTGGCATGCGATGCTAAATTCAGAGGCGTGCTTCACGGCGGGGTGGTCGGTACCTTGATGTCTAATCTTGGGCTCGAACTGGCGTTAAGTGAACTGGATATACCCTTCCTCCGCTCTAAAGTGGGTGATCGTTACGTAATGGAGCTCCTGAAAGAGAATGATTGGCGCATTGGTGGTGAGAATTCAGGCCATATCTTGAACTTAGATCATGGCACCACAGGCGATGGTATTGTCGCGGGGATATTGGTTCTTGCGGCGATGAGAAGACGTAATGCAACCCTTGAAGAGCTAACAGAGAATATCAAGATGCTACCTCAAGTCTTAGTTAATGTTCGTTTTGAAGGCGATCATAACCCGTTAGAGTCAGACGAAGTGCTCGAGGCTAAATTAGAGGTTGAGACTAAATTGGGTGAGCGCGGCAGAGTTTTATTGAGGAAATCGGGCACCGAACCCTTAATTCGAGTCATGGTAGAAGGTGATATTGAAGCCGATGTGCTCATGCATGCAAACTTTATAGCCGATAAAGTCAGAAATTTAGTTTAG
- the ftsH gene encoding ATP-dependent zinc metalloprotease FtsH translates to MSDMAKNLILWVVIAVVLMSVFQGYSPSSTTASKMDYSAFLDDVRSGQINTVEIKSDQRTIEGTKRTGEKFTTIMPMYDQDLINDLDRKGVSMKGQEAEESGFLTQIFISWFPMLLLIGVWIFFMRQMQGGGGKGAMSFGKSKAKLMSEDQIKTTFGDVAGCDEAKEDVKELVDYLKEPTKFQKLGGRIPTGILLVGPPGTGKTLLAKAIAGEAKVPFFTISGSDFVEMFVGVGASRVRDMFEQAKKSAPCIIFIDEIDAVGRQRGAGVGGGHDEREQTLNQMLVEMDGFEGNEGVIVIAATNRPDVLDAALLRPGRFDRQVVVGLPDVRGREQILKVHMRKVPLADDVKASVIARGTPGFSGADLANLVNEAALFAARGSRRIVGMEEFESAKDKIMMGAERRTMVMSEEDKEMTAYHEAGHAIVGCLVPEHDPVHKVTIIPRGRALGVTFFLPEADAISQSRRKLESQISVAYGGRLAEEIIYGSERVSTGASQDIKYATSIARNMVTQWGFSEKLGPVLYAEDENEVFLGRSMGKTQHMSDETASLIDAEVKTLIDNNFNRAKTYLDDNMDILHAMKDALMKYETIDANMIEDLMERREVRAPAEWNMDDNGSSNDDMGGNSEKAEEAKSSESEVKAESEATPDIKDADESTVK, encoded by the coding sequence TTGAGTGATATGGCAAAAAATTTAATTCTCTGGGTAGTCATCGCTGTTGTGCTGATGTCTGTATTTCAGGGCTATTCCCCCTCTTCTACCACCGCGTCGAAGATGGATTATTCCGCTTTTTTAGATGATGTTCGTAGTGGTCAGATAAACACGGTCGAAATCAAGAGCGATCAACGTACGATAGAAGGAACTAAACGTACTGGAGAAAAGTTCACTACTATCATGCCTATGTATGATCAGGACTTGATTAACGATCTCGATCGTAAAGGCGTGAGCATGAAAGGGCAAGAAGCCGAAGAATCAGGGTTCCTGACTCAGATCTTCATTTCCTGGTTCCCAATGCTATTGCTTATTGGTGTATGGATATTCTTCATGCGTCAGATGCAGGGCGGGGGTGGAAAAGGCGCCATGTCGTTTGGTAAGAGTAAAGCCAAATTGATGAGTGAAGATCAGATAAAGACAACTTTTGGTGATGTTGCTGGTTGTGACGAAGCAAAAGAAGACGTCAAAGAGCTGGTTGATTACCTCAAAGAACCTACTAAGTTCCAGAAGTTAGGTGGGCGTATACCCACAGGTATACTTCTCGTCGGTCCTCCAGGTACGGGTAAAACCTTGCTGGCTAAGGCTATCGCCGGTGAAGCAAAAGTGCCTTTCTTTACCATCTCAGGTTCAGATTTTGTCGAGATGTTTGTCGGTGTCGGTGCTTCCCGAGTACGTGACATGTTCGAGCAAGCCAAGAAGTCTGCTCCTTGTATCATTTTCATTGATGAGATTGATGCCGTAGGCCGTCAACGCGGCGCAGGTGTTGGTGGTGGTCACGATGAGCGTGAGCAGACATTGAACCAGATGCTAGTGGAGATGGATGGCTTTGAAGGTAATGAAGGCGTTATCGTTATTGCCGCGACTAACCGTCCCGATGTACTCGATGCTGCATTGCTACGTCCTGGTCGTTTCGACCGTCAGGTCGTGGTTGGTCTTCCAGATGTCCGTGGTCGTGAGCAGATACTTAAAGTGCATATGCGTAAAGTACCTCTGGCCGACGATGTTAAGGCGAGTGTTATCGCTCGTGGTACTCCAGGTTTCTCTGGTGCAGATCTCGCTAACTTGGTCAATGAGGCAGCCTTATTTGCCGCTCGCGGTAGTCGCCGCATCGTTGGAATGGAAGAGTTTGAGAGTGCAAAAGATAAGATCATGATGGGTGCTGAACGCCGTACCATGGTGATGTCGGAAGAAGATAAAGAGATGACGGCTTATCATGAAGCTGGACATGCCATTGTTGGCTGTCTTGTGCCTGAGCATGATCCTGTGCATAAGGTAACAATTATTCCTCGTGGCCGTGCCTTAGGTGTGACTTTCTTCTTGCCTGAAGCTGATGCAATCAGTCAGAGTCGACGTAAGCTAGAGAGTCAAATCTCAGTTGCTTATGGTGGACGTCTTGCAGAAGAGATTATTTACGGTAGTGAGCGAGTGTCGACTGGTGCTTCTCAGGACATTAAGTATGCCACATCGATTGCCCGAAACATGGTGACTCAGTGGGGCTTCTCAGAGAAGCTTGGTCCTGTGCTTTATGCTGAAGATGAAAATGAAGTTTTCTTAGGACGTAGCATGGGCAAGACTCAGCACATGTCCGATGAAACTGCTAGTCTGATCGATGCCGAAGTGAAAACGCTTATCGATAATAACTTTAATCGTGCCAAGACATATCTAGATGACAATATGGATATTCTTCATGCGATGAAAGATGCATTGATGAAATATGAAACCATAGATGCAAACATGATCGAAGACTTGATGGAACGTCGTGAAGTTCGTGCTCCAGCAGAGTGGAATATGGATGATAATGGTTCTAGCAACGATGACATGGGTGGGAATTCAGAAAAAGCTGAGGAGGCTAAGTCCTCTGAGAGTGAAGTGAAAGCCGAATCTGAAGCAACACCGGATATCAAAGATGCTGATGAGTCTACAGTTAAGTAG
- the yhbY gene encoding ribosome assembly RNA-binding protein YhbY, with protein MNLTTKQKQHLKGLAHDLKPVVMLGSNGLTEGVLAEIDNALTHHELIKVKVASGDRELKNAIVDAIVRETQAVKVQLIGHVLVLFRQSEEMKIAVPKAK; from the coding sequence ATGAACTTAACAACCAAACAAAAACAGCACTTGAAAGGTTTAGCGCATGATTTGAAGCCTGTAGTGATGCTTGGTTCCAATGGTCTGACTGAAGGTGTACTGGCGGAAATTGATAATGCACTCACTCACCACGAACTGATCAAGGTGAAAGTTGCCTCGGGCGACAGAGAGTTAAAAAATGCAATTGTTGACGCCATCGTTCGTGAGACTCAAGCCGTTAAAGTACAGCTTATCGGTCACGTACTAGTACTTTTCCGTCAGTCTGAAGAGATGAAAATAGCCGTTCCTAAGGCAAAGTAA
- the secF gene encoding protein translocase subunit SecF, which translates to MMSLFNFKLVNTKFTEMKTLTKLRYVSSLISLSLMVLSLSVIAVKGFNWGLDFTGGVVTEVKLDSKVTSKDISGLLSLASEQEVSVISAGEPGRWVLRYSLPSAQNDVSHQAIDIDQLLKPLNSDIEVLNSSIVGPQIGQELAEQGGLALLVAMLCIMAYLSYRFEWRLASGSLLALFHDVIFVLAFFSLTQTEFNLTVLAAVLAILGYSLNDSIIIADRIREGLRTESGLPIAEINDRAVRATFSRTMVTSGTTLLTVIALWVMGGGPLESFSIAMFIGILTGTWSSISVGTCLPELFKLNSEHYRLVPISDTP; encoded by the coding sequence ATGATGAGTTTATTTAATTTTAAGTTGGTTAACACCAAGTTTACCGAAATGAAAACGTTAACTAAATTACGTTATGTCAGTAGTCTGATATCACTTAGCTTAATGGTATTGTCCCTGTCTGTGATTGCGGTTAAGGGATTCAATTGGGGGTTGGATTTCACTGGCGGAGTCGTTACCGAGGTGAAACTTGATAGCAAGGTGACCAGTAAAGATATATCTGGTTTATTGAGCTTAGCGTCGGAGCAGGAGGTGAGTGTTATCTCTGCAGGAGAGCCTGGACGTTGGGTACTAAGATATAGTCTGCCATCGGCTCAGAATGATGTCAGTCACCAGGCAATAGATATCGATCAACTGTTAAAGCCCCTCAATAGTGACATAGAGGTACTCAACAGCAGCATAGTCGGACCGCAGATTGGCCAGGAGTTGGCAGAGCAAGGTGGCTTGGCCTTATTAGTTGCCATGTTATGTATCATGGCTTATCTGAGCTACCGATTCGAGTGGCGTCTGGCCAGTGGTTCCTTGCTCGCTTTGTTTCATGATGTGATTTTCGTGCTGGCTTTCTTTTCCCTTACTCAGACGGAGTTTAACCTGACCGTACTGGCAGCGGTACTAGCCATATTAGGCTATTCACTCAATGATTCGATTATCATAGCAGACAGGATCAGAGAGGGATTGCGAACGGAATCTGGCTTGCCCATAGCGGAAATTAATGACAGGGCTGTGAGGGCGACGTTTTCCCGCACTATGGTGACTAGTGGTACCACCTTGCTGACCGTCATCGCGCTATGGGTGATGGGAGGTGGGCCGTTGGAAAGTTTTTCTATCGCTATGTTCATTGGTATTTTGACCGGAACCTGGTCGTCGATATCTGTGGGAACCTGCTTACCTGAGTTGTTCAAACTGAACTCGGAGCACTATCGTCTCGTGCCCATTTCCGACACGCCATAA
- a CDS encoding TorF family putative porin — MKHYIGYAVALCCTLTLAPPTLATEGLSANISVTNNYIWRGVTQTDDKPAVSGGIDYAMESGIYIGTWASNVDFGEDDDATTEVDLYLGFGNEFGEFNYDFGYVYYGYPDGDDLNFGEVYGSIGWSVLSIGISTTAHSDWSSDFGDDIYFEANVAFEILGDAELGLHFGSYDFDDGLDYQDYNVSISKSGFSFLVSQVSEDEIDDDYKVIVSYTYDIDL, encoded by the coding sequence ATGAAACATTACATTGGATATGCAGTCGCATTGTGCTGCACACTCACATTAGCCCCCCCGACATTAGCCACAGAAGGCTTGTCGGCCAATATAAGCGTCACTAATAATTACATATGGCGAGGTGTTACTCAGACCGATGATAAACCTGCCGTATCTGGCGGAATAGATTACGCGATGGAATCAGGTATCTATATCGGCACCTGGGCATCTAACGTCGATTTTGGTGAAGATGATGATGCCACCACTGAGGTAGATCTCTATCTAGGCTTTGGTAATGAATTTGGTGAGTTCAACTATGATTTTGGCTATGTCTATTACGGCTATCCCGATGGCGATGACCTTAACTTCGGTGAGGTTTATGGCTCAATCGGCTGGAGCGTACTCTCAATAGGTATTTCTACCACCGCCCATTCTGACTGGTCATCGGACTTTGGTGACGATATTTATTTCGAAGCCAACGTAGCATTTGAGATCCTTGGCGACGCCGAACTCGGGCTACACTTCGGTAGTTATGACTTCGATGATGGTCTAGATTATCAAGACTACAACGTCAGCATAAGCAAGAGTGGCTTTAGCTTCTTAGTTAGTCAGGTCAGCGAAGATGAGATAGATGACGATTATAAGGTTATTGTTTCTTATACCTATGACATAGACCTATGA
- the rlmE gene encoding 23S rRNA (uridine(2552)-2'-O)-methyltransferase RlmE, translated as MSGKKRTASSSRWMQEHFDDHYVKLAQKRGLRSRAAFKLEEIQEKDKLIRPGMTVVDLGAAPGGWSQVAVKLAGDSGKVIACDILSMDPIVGVDFLQGDFREEKVLDALLTRVGDGKVDVVLSDMAPNMSGSGGVDQPRAMYLVELALDMCHQVMAPNGCFAVKVFQGEGFEEYMKSVRAAFKTVKTRKPDSSRARSREVYLVATGYKL; from the coding sequence ATGTCAGGTAAAAAAAGAACTGCGAGTTCCTCCCGTTGGATGCAGGAACATTTTGATGATCACTATGTCAAATTAGCTCAAAAAAGGGGATTGCGCTCACGCGCCGCGTTTAAATTAGAGGAGATCCAGGAGAAAGATAAATTGATTCGTCCTGGTATGACAGTGGTGGATTTAGGGGCTGCTCCTGGTGGTTGGTCTCAAGTCGCTGTGAAACTGGCAGGAGACAGTGGTAAGGTTATTGCTTGCGATATTTTATCGATGGATCCCATCGTTGGTGTTGATTTTCTTCAGGGAGATTTTAGGGAAGAAAAGGTACTCGATGCCTTGCTTACCCGAGTCGGAGATGGGAAAGTGGATGTGGTCTTGTCTGACATGGCACCGAACATGAGTGGTTCTGGTGGTGTCGATCAGCCTAGGGCCATGTATCTGGTGGAATTAGCTTTAGATATGTGTCATCAAGTTATGGCCCCAAATGGCTGTTTCGCAGTCAAAGTCTTTCAGGGGGAGGGCTTTGAAGAGTACATGAAGTCGGTGAGAGCCGCATTTAAAACGGTTAAAACACGTAAGCCAGATTCTTCGCGAGCACGCTCGCGAGAAGTCTATCTTGTGGCGACAGGGTACAAGTTGTAG
- the folP gene encoding dihydropteroate synthase, translating into MGILNVTPDSFSDGGDFSSFELACRQADAMVSQGAKIIDIGGESTRPGAAEVGLDEELNRVLPLVEYVAKNHDVWISIDTSKPEVMEQAVKAGAHLINDVRALQAPGALEAVAELNVPVCLMHMQGQPDTMQDAPDYRDIVEDVIDFFEQRIDACIKAGIERHQILLDPGFGFGKTLSHNYELLNRLDAFKALELPLLIGLSRKSMLGNLLNREPKERLAGSLAGGLIAAQRGANILRVHDVAETLDCLQVLQATNHYQGLI; encoded by the coding sequence ATGGGGATTTTAAATGTCACGCCTGATTCATTTTCTGATGGCGGTGACTTTTCCTCTTTTGAATTAGCCTGTCGCCAAGCGGATGCCATGGTTTCACAGGGCGCCAAGATCATTGATATAGGCGGTGAATCTACTCGTCCAGGGGCTGCTGAGGTCGGTTTGGATGAAGAGCTAAACAGGGTACTGCCCTTAGTCGAGTATGTCGCTAAGAATCATGACGTTTGGATCTCCATAGATACCAGTAAACCAGAGGTCATGGAGCAAGCGGTTAAAGCTGGTGCACACTTAATAAATGATGTTCGAGCCCTACAGGCACCAGGCGCCCTAGAGGCCGTGGCCGAGCTTAATGTCCCCGTTTGTTTAATGCATATGCAGGGACAACCAGACACCATGCAAGATGCTCCCGATTATCGAGATATCGTTGAAGATGTCATCGACTTCTTTGAGCAAAGAATCGATGCATGCATTAAGGCGGGAATTGAACGCCACCAAATATTATTGGATCCCGGTTTTGGGTTTGGTAAAACCTTATCCCATAACTATGAGTTACTTAATCGGTTAGATGCGTTTAAGGCGCTAGAGTTACCATTGCTGATCGGCTTGTCAAGAAAATCGATGCTGGGTAATCTGCTTAATCGCGAGCCTAAAGAGCGATTAGCTGGCAGTCTGGCTGGCGGCTTGATAGCGGCTCAGAGAGGCGCCAATATTTTAAGAGTACATGATGTGGCGGAGACATTAGATTGCCTACAAGTGTTACAAGCCACTAATCATTACCAAGGCTTGATTTGA
- the greA gene encoding transcription elongation factor GreA: MNKVPMTVVGAEQLRDELTHLKFEQRPSITQAIGTARELGDLKENAEYHAAREEQGICEARIRDIEGKLSNVQIIDVTKMENTGRIIFGTTVTVLNIDTEEEATYRIVGEDEANIKENLISVTSPIARGLIGKNLDDEVNIQTPGGITEYEIIAVEYI, translated from the coding sequence ATGAATAAGGTTCCTATGACGGTTGTCGGCGCCGAGCAGCTGCGAGACGAGTTAACACATCTGAAATTTGAGCAGCGCCCCAGTATTACTCAGGCGATCGGTACTGCCAGAGAGCTTGGCGATCTTAAAGAGAATGCTGAGTATCATGCTGCGCGCGAAGAGCAAGGTATTTGTGAAGCTCGAATTCGTGATATCGAAGGTAAACTGTCTAATGTGCAGATCATCGATGTGACAAAGATGGAAAATACCGGGCGTATTATTTTCGGTACTACTGTTACTGTTCTAAATATCGATACCGAAGAAGAAGCGACTTACCGGATCGTGGGTGAAGATGAGGCGAATATCAAAGAGAATTTAATCTCTGTGACTTCACCTATCGCACGTGGTTTGATTGGTAAGAATCTTGATGATGAAGTGAATATTCAAACTCCCGGTGGTATCACCGAGTATGAAATAATCGCAGTAGAGTATATCTAA
- the secD gene encoding protein translocase subunit SecD gives MKKQTSKKILNHNSPWKYGVLIVTIIVMLLSALPSLFGEDAAIEVSDKAGLSVSLIDLHKQFEQAGIDTKRIEQAGGQTLIVLAEQAQQTQAKQLLAKLVAKPEHLTLALAPAAPSWLLSLGAEPIKLGLDLRGGVQFLLDVDMKPVYRVHGESLVDSIRLFSREHKLMGTNVRQEDDTSIILVLANSENASQYQQFIRSQHPSWQIKQKGDGVLTVSLKETEKALLRDLTVKQNLQIMRSRISQLGITEALVQRQGEHRIRIELPGVQDPAAAKNVIGATASLAFYEVKKPGSVNAKILRDDSQTPVYVSRKPVLGGEHIVDARAGIGEMGGAEVNISLDSAGGKLMSNFSRDNIGQPMATSYSEYSRNTQGEVTQQTRVISVATIQSQLGNRFSITGAGDYQEAQQLALLLRAGSMTAPVTIVEERTIGPSLGAENIVNGFAALALGMAMTLLFMGFWYRRLGWVANVALIANMVILFGLLALIPGAVLTLPGIAGLVLTVGMAVDTNVLIFERIKDNLKLGRDFAHAIDRGFDSAFGTILDANFTTMITAVVLYSIGNGPIQGFALTLGLGLLTSMFTGIFASRALINWAYGRNFNRDVRV, from the coding sequence ATGAAAAAACAAACTAGCAAAAAAATACTCAATCACAACTCTCCATGGAAATATGGGGTGTTAATCGTCACTATTATCGTCATGCTATTGAGTGCGCTGCCGTCTCTGTTCGGTGAAGATGCGGCTATTGAGGTGAGTGATAAGGCTGGTTTATCAGTTTCCTTGATAGATCTGCATAAGCAATTTGAGCAGGCCGGAATTGATACTAAACGTATCGAACAGGCCGGTGGCCAAACACTCATAGTACTCGCTGAGCAAGCTCAACAAACCCAAGCAAAGCAACTGCTGGCTAAATTGGTGGCTAAACCGGAACATCTCACTCTGGCACTCGCTCCGGCGGCGCCGTCCTGGTTGCTCAGTCTTGGAGCTGAACCCATAAAATTGGGTTTAGATCTGAGAGGCGGCGTGCAGTTTTTGTTGGATGTGGATATGAAGCCTGTGTACAGGGTTCATGGTGAAAGCTTGGTCGATTCAATCAGACTGTTTTCCCGTGAACATAAGTTGATGGGCACTAATGTAAGACAGGAGGATGATACTAGTATCATCTTAGTCTTGGCTAACTCGGAAAACGCTAGTCAATATCAACAATTTATCCGTAGCCAACATCCTAGCTGGCAAATAAAACAGAAGGGGGATGGCGTCTTGACGGTCAGTTTAAAGGAAACTGAAAAAGCCCTGCTGCGGGATCTCACCGTTAAACAAAATTTACAGATCATGCGCAGTCGCATATCTCAACTTGGGATAACCGAGGCCTTAGTACAGCGCCAGGGAGAGCATCGAATTCGTATTGAACTACCTGGCGTTCAAGACCCCGCCGCAGCTAAAAATGTCATAGGTGCAACTGCCAGCCTGGCTTTTTATGAAGTAAAAAAACCAGGTTCTGTTAACGCGAAAATCTTGCGGGATGACTCCCAGACCCCAGTGTATGTATCTCGCAAACCTGTGTTGGGAGGTGAGCATATTGTCGATGCCAGAGCTGGTATCGGTGAGATGGGGGGCGCAGAAGTGAATATCAGCTTAGATAGCGCCGGCGGTAAACTGATGTCTAATTTCTCCAGAGACAACATAGGTCAGCCCATGGCCACGTCTTATAGTGAATACAGCCGGAATACTCAAGGTGAGGTTACCCAGCAGACGCGAGTGATCAGTGTTGCCACTATACAGAGCCAATTAGGCAATCGTTTCAGTATTACTGGGGCCGGAGATTACCAAGAAGCTCAGCAGCTGGCATTGCTATTACGTGCGGGATCGATGACGGCCCCAGTCACAATAGTCGAAGAGAGAACCATAGGTCCAAGTCTTGGCGCCGAGAATATCGTCAATGGTTTTGCAGCGTTAGCCTTAGGCATGGCGATGACCTTGCTGTTTATGGGCTTCTGGTATCGTCGTTTGGGCTGGGTGGCCAATGTGGCGCTTATTGCTAACATGGTGATTCTATTTGGGCTGCTGGCCCTGATCCCTGGAGCTGTATTGACCTTGCCTGGTATCGCTGGCCTAGTGCTGACTGTTGGCATGGCAGTGGATACCAATGTGCTTATTTTCGAGAGAATAAAAGATAATCTGAAGCTGGGAAGAGATTTCGCCCACGCCATAGATAGGGGCTTTGATAGCGCTTTTGGCACCATTTTAGATGCTAATTTCACCACCATGATCACCGCAGTTGTGCTCTATTCGATCGGAAATGGTCCGATCCAGGGCTTTGCCTTGACACTGGGTCTGGGACTATTAACGAGTATGTTTACCGGCATTTTTGCCTCTCGTGCCCTTATAAACTGGGCATATGGACGTAACTTTAACCGTGATGTGAGGGTGTAA